The following are encoded together in the Populus trichocarpa isolate Nisqually-1 chromosome 5, P.trichocarpa_v4.1, whole genome shotgun sequence genome:
- the LOC18099012 gene encoding probable Histone-lysine N-methyltransferase ATXR5 isoform X1 has protein sequence MPPTSTTTAAARRQISSRRRTSAPRRRSPPPSPPPKRMKLLTEILQKAAYAVVEREDYGDVSCEQCRSGERSEELLLCDKCDKGYHMKCLRPIVVRVPIGSWICNKCSGDGQRRVRRLSQRKIIDFFRIQKCKKDDVKMKCRSLQDSRKRRRRSLVYQKKRRRLLPFIPSADPTQRLKQMGTLASALTALHMEFSDDLTYLPGMAPQSANQAKFEQGGMQVLSKEDIETLEQCRAMCKRGECPPLLVVFDSCEGYTVEADDQIKDLTIIAEYSGDVDYIKNREHDDCDSMMTLLLARDPSKSLVICPDKRGNIARFINGINNHTPDGKKKQNCKCVRYSVNGECRVILVATRDIAKGEKLYYDYNGYEHEYPTQHFV, from the exons ATGCCTCCAACCTCCACCACCACGGCGGCGGCTAGGCGCCAAATCAGCTCTCGCCGCCGCACATCGGCACCTCGGAGGCGGTCACCGCCGCCGTCACCGCCGCCGAAGAGGATGAAGCTGTTGACGGAGATACTGCAGAAGGCGGCGTATGCGGTGGTGGAGAGGGAGGACTACGGCGATGTCAGCTGCGAACAATGCCGCTCCGGGGAACGATCGGAGGAGCTGTTGTTATGTGATAAATGTGATAAAGGATATCACATGAAGTGCTTGAGACCGATTGTTGTTAGGGTTCCGATTGGCTCGTGGATTTGCAACAAGTGCTCTGGAGATGGCCAGAGACGTGTAAGAA GGTTATCGCAGAGGAAGATAATCGATTTTTTTAGGATTCAGAAGTGTAAGAAGGATGATGTTAAAATGAAATGCAGGTCCCTACAAG ACTCTAGGAAGCGCCGGAGACGTTCATTGGtgtatcaaaagaaaagaaggagacTGTTGCCATTTATTCCATCAGCAGATCCCACCCAAAGGCTGAAACAAATGGGCACCCTTGCTTCTGCGTTAACGGCATTGCACATGGAATTTAGTGATGATTTAACCTACTTGCCTGGCATGGCTCCTCAATCAGCCAATCAGGCCAAGTTTGAGCAGGGTGGCATGCAG GTTCTTTCCAAGGAGGACATAGAGACATTGGAACAGTGCAGAGCTATGTGCAAAAGGGGCGAATGCCCTCctcttttagttgtttttgaTTCATGTGAAGG ATATACAGTTGAGGCAGATGACCAGATTAAGGATTTGACCATCATAGCAGAATACTCAGGTGATGTGGATTACATCAAAAACCGAGAACATGATGATTGTGATAGCATGATGACCCTTCTTTTGGCAAGAGACCCATCCAAAAGCCTTGTCATCTGCCCTGATAAACGTGGAAATATTGCTCGCTTTATCAATGGCATTAACAATCATACCCC GGATGGTAAGAAGAAGCAGAATTGTAAATGTGTGAGATACAGTGTAAATGGGGAATGCCGGGTCATTTTGGTTGCTACTCGTGATATTGCTAAAGGGGAGAAGCTATACTATGATTATAATGGATATGAGCATGAATACCCCACTCAacattttgtttga
- the LOC18099012 gene encoding probable Histone-lysine N-methyltransferase ATXR5 isoform X2, whose translation MPPTSTTTAAARRQISSRRRTSAPRRRSPPPSPPPKRMKLLTEILQKAAYAVVEREDYGDVSCEQCRSGERSEELLLCDKCDKGYHMKCLRPIVVRVPIGSWICNKCSGDGQRRVRRLSQRKIIDFFRIQKCKKDDVKMKCRSLQDSRKRRRRSLVYQKKRRRLLPFIPSADPTQRLKQMGTLASALTALHMEFSDDLTYLPGMAPQSANQAKFEQGGMQVLSKEDIETLEQCRAMCKRGECPPLLVVFDSCEGYTVEADDQIKDLTIIAEYSGDVDYIKNREHDDCDSMMTLLLARDPSKSLVICPDKRGNIARFINGINNHTPFYILTSQL comes from the exons ATGCCTCCAACCTCCACCACCACGGCGGCGGCTAGGCGCCAAATCAGCTCTCGCCGCCGCACATCGGCACCTCGGAGGCGGTCACCGCCGCCGTCACCGCCGCCGAAGAGGATGAAGCTGTTGACGGAGATACTGCAGAAGGCGGCGTATGCGGTGGTGGAGAGGGAGGACTACGGCGATGTCAGCTGCGAACAATGCCGCTCCGGGGAACGATCGGAGGAGCTGTTGTTATGTGATAAATGTGATAAAGGATATCACATGAAGTGCTTGAGACCGATTGTTGTTAGGGTTCCGATTGGCTCGTGGATTTGCAACAAGTGCTCTGGAGATGGCCAGAGACGTGTAAGAA GGTTATCGCAGAGGAAGATAATCGATTTTTTTAGGATTCAGAAGTGTAAGAAGGATGATGTTAAAATGAAATGCAGGTCCCTACAAG ACTCTAGGAAGCGCCGGAGACGTTCATTGGtgtatcaaaagaaaagaaggagacTGTTGCCATTTATTCCATCAGCAGATCCCACCCAAAGGCTGAAACAAATGGGCACCCTTGCTTCTGCGTTAACGGCATTGCACATGGAATTTAGTGATGATTTAACCTACTTGCCTGGCATGGCTCCTCAATCAGCCAATCAGGCCAAGTTTGAGCAGGGTGGCATGCAG GTTCTTTCCAAGGAGGACATAGAGACATTGGAACAGTGCAGAGCTATGTGCAAAAGGGGCGAATGCCCTCctcttttagttgtttttgaTTCATGTGAAGG ATATACAGTTGAGGCAGATGACCAGATTAAGGATTTGACCATCATAGCAGAATACTCAGGTGATGTGGATTACATCAAAAACCGAGAACATGATGATTGTGATAGCATGATGACCCTTCTTTTGGCAAGAGACCCATCCAAAAGCCTTGTCATCTGCCCTGATAAACGTGGAAATATTGCTCGCTTTATCAATGGCATTAACAATCATACCCC TTTTTACATTCTGACTTCTCAATTGTGA
- the LOC18099010 gene encoding protein MKS1, which translates to MDPYQYPTTGKPPQRPPPPPPSPKKEIQIQGPRPSALRLHQGSHKIKKPPLPPQRQPVIIYAVSPKIIHAEESNFMAVVQRLTGLSSADFSHDGSVSPAARLAATEKASPRELTRPSTINDSSNDDLMEMIEELDFGQFPGILSPAPAMLPPVPTGFFSPVSTDANISQSFWNDNYSMSPLFTASPSGFFSGSGIVSPLHSPDIFSSLFMDL; encoded by the coding sequence ATGGACCCCTACCAGTATCCCACCACCGGCAAACCGCCACAACggccaccgccaccgccaccatctccaaaaaaagaaattcaaatccAAGGCCCTAGACCTTCAGCGCTAAGACTCCACCAGGGCTCTCACAAAATCAAGAAGCCACCCCTCCCTCCTCAAAGACAACCTGTCATCATCTATGCAGTCTCTCCAAAGATCATCCACGCAGAGGAATCCAACTTCATGGCCGTCGTCCAGCGGTTAACAGGTCTCTCCTCCGCTGATTTCTCCCACGACGGGTCTGTTTCTCCAGCTGCAAGACTTGCTGCCACTGAGAAAGCAAGTCCAAGAGAATTAACTAGACCAAGTACCATTAATGATAGTAGTAATGATGATCTCATGGAGATGATTGAAGAACTGGATTTTGGTCAATTTCCAGGGATCTTGTCACCGGCACCAGCGATGTTACCGCCGGTAccaactgggttcttctcaccCGTGTCAACGGATGCAAATATTTCACAATCTTTCTGGAATGATAATTATAGTATGAGTCCATTATTTACGGCCAGCCCTTCAGGTTTCTTTTCAGGTTCTGGTATAGTTTCTCCTCTACATTCACCAGATATTTTTAGCAGCCTGTTCATGGATCTCTag
- the LOC18099011 gene encoding uncharacterized protein LOC18099011: MDPYSDLALSKSPRKLKSRAPSESKESSSMEYDTAYIQYLPLYKAVDKGDLEATMEFLIEHPDGLTASISADGDTALHVAVLAGHREIVVELVDRLEPDDLKIRNRNNATALNYAAIGGITRIAEDLVAKNGGLLKVANQNGQIPVVVASLYGHKGMVRYLYSVSPKEELSPATNNKNGVMLLTTCIMDELYDIALDLLQHYPQLAFYQDSDKDTALDMLAQKPSAFPSGTQLAWWQQWIYNGIRVPHPLASSHSHGDIERPNKGPTDRRNIVKRASDQLLVMAWKGLKIFVPAIKKMYNLKLIHGQALAVLCCLCEQISTLHRSEFKEIGVYKAVFNAVKHGIVEFIVEIVRHYPDVIWFEDDLNRGIFLYATLQRQEKIFSLLYKMGAKKNSMATPWDKYHNNILHQAAFLAPSSQLDRVSGAALQMQRELQWYKEVESIVQPKYREMVNFNHRTPQALFTEQHRKLVEEGEKWMKDTSESCTVVAALISTIMFSAIFTVPGGYDQFSGIPIYLHGNSFMVFMVSDAMSLFASTSSLLMFLGILTSRYREEDFLKSLPTKMIVGLSCLFFSIATMMITFGITLFMMLRDRFPWISFPIILLASLPVTLFALLQFPLLVEIFFSTYGPGIFDRPKKWSSFEQS; encoded by the exons ATGGACCCTTACAGTGATTTGGCCTTAAGCAAGTCACCCCGCAAGTTAAAATCACGGGCGCCTTCAGAATCAAAGGAGAGCTCAAGCATGGAATATG ATACGGCATACATTCAGTATCTGCCGCTATACAAGGCTGTTGACAAGGGCGACCTAGAGGCTACAATGGAGTTCCTGATAGAACATCCTGATGGACTGACTGCTAGCATTTCAGCAGATGGGGATACTGCCCTCCATGTTGCGGTTCTGGCTGGACACAGAGAGATTGTTGTGGAGCTGGTGGACCGGTTAGAGCCGGATGACTTGAAAATCCGAAACAGAAATAATGCCACCGCTCTTAATTATGCTGCCATTGGAGGGATCACAAGGATTGCCGAGGACTTGGTAGCAAAGAATGGAGGTTTACTTAAAGTTGCAAACCAGAATGGCCAGATCCCAGTTGTTGTAGCTTCTCTCTATGGGCATAAAGGCATGGTTCGTTATCTGTACAGCGTGAGTCCGAAAGAAGAGCTCAGTCCAGCTACAAACAATAAGAATGGGGTTATGCTTCTCACAACATGTATCATGGACGAACTCTACG ATATTGCCTTGGATCTGCTTCAACATTACCCACAATTGGCTTTTTATCAAGATAGTGACAAAGACACAGCTCTTGATATGCTTGCTCAAAAACCTTCTGCTTTTCCCAGTGGAACTCAACTTGCTTGGTGGCAACAATGGATATACAACG GTATCCGGGTACCTCATCCACTTGCCTCTAGCCACAGCCATGGGGACATTGAGAGGCCGAATAAGGGACCAACTGATCGAAGGAACATTGTTAAACGAG catctGACCAGTTGTTGGTAATGGCTTGGAAGGGATTGAAGATTTTTG TTCCAGCTATCAAGAAAATGTATAACCTGAAGTTGATACATGGCCAAGCACTAGCAGTTCTGTGTTGCCTATGCGAACAAATATCAACTCTTCATAGATCAGAATTCAAAGAAATTGGTGTGTACAAGGCTGTATTCAATGCTGTTAAGCATGGAATTGTTGAATTCATCGTTGAGATTGTTAGACATTATCCTGACGTTATATGGTTTGAGGATGATCTTAACCGGGGCATTTTCTTGTATGCAACCCTGCAACGCCAAGAAAAGATATTCAGCCTTCTATACAAAATGGGAGCAAAGAAGAACTCAATGGCAACTCCTTGGGACAAGTATCACAACAACATTTTACACCAAGCTGCATTCTTAGCACCCTCCTCTCAGCTTGATCGTGTTTCGGGTGCAGCATTACAAATGCAAAGAGAGCTACAATGGTATAAG GAGGTGGAGAGCATTGTCCAACCCAAGTACAGAGAGATGGTAAATTTTAACCATAGAACACCTCAAGCTTTATTCACTGAACAGCACAGGAAATTAGTGGAAGAAGGGGAGAAATGGATGAAGGACACATCTGAGTCTTGCACGGTTGTGGCTGCTCTTATTTCTACCATAATGTTTTCAGCGATCTTTACTGTTCCAGGTGGATATGATCAGTTTTCAGGGATTCCTATATACTTGCATGGGAATTCGTTCATGGTTTTCATGGTGTCCGATGCAATGTCATTGTTTGCGTCTACATCTTCGTTGTTGATGTTCTTAGGAATCCTGACATCACGGTACAGAGAGGAAGATTTCCTCAAGTCCTTGCCTACGAAAATGATTGTAGGCCTTTCCTGTCTTTTCTTTTCGATAGCAACTATGATGATAACCTTCGGCATTACGCTTTTTATGATGCTTCGCGATCGTTTTCCGTGGATTTCCTTTCCGATTATATTGCTGGCTAGTCTTCCTGTCACGCTTTTCGCTCTGCTACAATTCCCTCTCCTTGTTGAGATTTTCTTCTCAACATACGGACCCGGCATTTTCGACAGGCCCAAGAAGTGGAGTTCTTTTGAGCAGTCTTGA